The following proteins are encoded in a genomic region of Coregonus clupeaformis isolate EN_2021a chromosome 14, ASM2061545v1, whole genome shotgun sequence:
- the LOC121580727 gene encoding transcription initiation factor IIB-like: MASTSRGDVLALPKVQCPNHPDAMLVEDYRAGDMICPECGLVVGDRVIDVGSEWRTFTNEKDTKDPSRVGDAQNPLLNGGDLTTMISKGTGAASFDEFGNSKYQNRRTMSSSDRAMLNAFKEITTMADRINLPRNIIDRTNNLFKQVYEQKSLKGRANDAIASACLYIACRQEGVPRTFKEICAVSRISKKEIGRCFKLILKALETSVDLITTGDFMSRFCSNLGLPKQVQMAATYIARKAVELDLVPGRSPISVAAAAIYMASQASAEKKTQKEIGDIAGVADVTIRQSYRLIYPRAADLFPPDFKFDTPVDKLPQL, translated from the exons ATGGCGTCTACGAGCCG TGGAGACGTCCTTGCCCTTCCCAAGGTGCAGTGCCCCAACCACCCAGACGCCATGCTGGTGGAAGACTACAGAGCAGGGGACATGATCTGCCCCGAGTGTGGCCTTGTAGTGG GTGACAGGGTGATTGATGTGGGTTCAGAGTGGAGGACCTTCACCAACGAGAAAGACACCAAAGACCCGTCCAGAGTGGGCGACGCCCAGAATCCACTCCTCAACGGGGGAGACTTGACCACCATGATCAGCAAG GGAACAGGCGCGGCGAGTTTTGACGAGTTCGGCAACTCCAAATACCAGAACCGGCGGACCATGAGCAGTTCAGACCGCGCCATGCTAAACGCCTTCAAAGAGATTACCACCATGGCCGACCGGATCAACCTACCAAGGAACATCATA GACCGAACAAATAACTTATTTAAGCAAGTGTACGAACAGAAGAGCCTGAAGGGGCGGGCCAACGATGCCATCGCATCAGCCTGCCTGTACATCGCCTGCAGACAAGAGGGTGTGCCTCGGACATTTAAAG AGATCTGCGCCGTGTCCCGCATCTCCAAGAAGGAGATTGGCCGCTGCTTCAAGCTGATCCTCAAGGCCCTGGAGACCAGCGTGGACCTCATCACCACCGGAGACTTCATGTCCCGCTTCTGCTCCAACCTGGGCCTGCCCAAGCAGGTGCAGATGGCGGCCACCTACATCGCCCGGAAGGCAGTGGAGCTGGACCTGGTGCCTGGCAGGAGCCCCATCTCCGTGGCCGCCGCCGCCATCTACATGGCCTCCCAGGCCTCTGCCGAGAAGAAGACCCAGAAAG AGATTGGAGACATCGCCGGTGTGGCGGATGTCACGATCAGACAGTCGTACAGACTCATCTACCCCCGCGCTGCCGACCTCTTTCCCCCTGACTTCAAATTCGACACCCCCGTGGACAAACTGCCCCAGCTGTGA